One Elaeis guineensis isolate ETL-2024a chromosome 10, EG11, whole genome shotgun sequence genomic window carries:
- the LOC105053106 gene encoding uncharacterized protein: MLTWHLTRISWPLISHLKLLPLPPLSIHAKSTTQKSNTSSTTPPPSSHHFSMASAAMAPTSMAMPSPCINITEKRAFLGSNAFHATRSSPKATIGFRRSHCGLAVRASSSSPAKEKAVAGLTAAALAAAMVIPEVAEAAQPGISPSLKNFLLSIVAGGVVLAVIVGAVIAVANFDPVKRT; encoded by the coding sequence ATGCTGACCTGGCATCTCACACGCATCTCCTGGCCTCTCATCTCCCATCTCAAGCTACTTCCACTCCCTCCTCTCTCTATCCACGCTAAATCCACCACCCAGAAATCAAACACTTCGTCCACCACCCCGCCTCCCAGTAGCCACCACTTCTCAATGGCATCTGCTGCAATGGCACCGACGTCCATGGCCATGCCGTCGCCATGCATCAATATTACTGAGAAAAGAGCCTTCTTAGGCTCCAATGCCTTCCATGCAACGAGATCTTCACCAAAGGCTACCATTGGTTTCAGGAGATCCCACTGCGGCCTTGCGGTCCGGGCATCATCATCATCGCCGGCGAAGGAGAAGGCTGTCGCCGGGCTGACTGCAGCGGCGTTGGCTGCAGCCATGGTGATCCCCGAGGTGGCAGAGGCAGCCCAGCCGGGGATCTCGCCATCGCTTAAGAACTTCCTTCTCAGCATTGTCGCCGGTGGAGTCGTGCTAGCCGTTATTGTCGGCGCGGTTATTGCGGTCGCCAACTTCGATCCTGTCAAGCGAACTtga